The Christiangramia salexigens genome includes the window CAATAGGTCAGGGTTCTGTTTGTGAAGATATAGAGCCCTTTTGTGCGGGTTCTGAACGTCTTACTTTTCCTAATTCTAATTTTACAAATACCACTCAGCAAACCGGTGAATTTGGTCCCGATTATGCCTGCCTCGATGAACAGCCTTATCCTTCATGGTTTTATTTGCAGGTAGAAGATGAGGGAGACCTTCAATTTAGAATTTCTCAATATGCCAATGAGGATCTAAGTGGAGCTCCTTTGGATGTAGATTTTGTGATTTGGGGGCCATTTGAGAAAGGCGATGATTTTTGCACGGCGGCTTCCTTGAGTTCAGAGAACATCGTGGATTGCAGTTATCTTCCCGATGCCGTAGAGACCATGACAATAACAGGAGCTTCTGCAAATGCTGTATATGTGGTAGTAATCACCAATTTTGAAGAGAATCCCGGTTTTATCAGTTTGCAGCAAATTTCGGGTGATGGATCTACAGATTGTTCTATCCTTGGTGAAGGTTTGGGAGAAGATATAAGCGTTTGTGGTGAAGAGGAATATTCTGGATGGTACGACCGATGAAGCTGGGAGTTATGCATGGTATCGATATAATGAAACTTCCGGTAATTATGAGTTAATTCCCGGAGAAGATGGCCCTCAGTTAAGAGTAACCGAAAGTGGTGATTATCGTTTGGTGGTGACCGATATCATTGAAGATAGTACAGATCAGGAAGACGTGCGAGTGACATTTTATGATAAACCCGTAGCCGGAGAGGCAACCGATGTTTACGTTTGTTCCTCTGGAGCAGAAACGGTGGATCTTACCGTAAACTCTGAGGGAATACTTAATGGGGCAGATGCTGCTAAACATGAGGTGGTCTATTATGAAAGTATGGAGGATTTTGAAAATAATGAGTCCATTGCCAATGTAGAAAACTTTACTTACGTGGAGGGGGTTAGCCTTTTTGCCGCAGTTAGAGATATGCAAAGTGGATGTCTGTCGGATCCTGTGAGTTTTCAGTTGAAATCTTTCGATTTCTCGGAATCAGGACTAAATGAAAATACTGTTATTTGTGTTGATCTGGACGGAAATATTTTGGCTTCCATAACGGTTGGAAAGGATCTTGGAACAGATTATATTTATGAGTGGTCTAATAATGATGGGGTTCTTTCTGATGAACCTGTAATTCAATTCTCCGAATTCC containing:
- a CDS encoding T9SS type B sorting domain-containing protein; amino-acid sequence: MKRNILDGTTDEAGSYAWYRYNETSGNYELIPGEDGPQLRVTESGDYRLVVTDIIEDSTDQEDVRVTFYDKPVAGEATDVYVCSSGAETVDLTVNSEGILNGADAAKHEVVYYESMEDFENNESIANVENFTYVEGVSLFAAVRDMQSGCLSDPVSFQLKSFDFSESGLNENTVICVDLDGNILASITVGKDLGTDYIYEWSNNDGVLSDEPVIQFSEFPDLTDLSLRLISKQTNCELIINTRLVAVSRPTSVSVDIQGSDFGDGYIVTANLGAGIGEDFADYEFQLDNSEWQESNTFNAVSPGDHIINVRETHGCGLVTSARFYLIGYPRYFTPNSDGYNDTWHIINDSFLSVKKLYVFDRYGKLIKQLEPKGGEGWDGTFNGRDLPADDYWFRVEFEDQRTGEYVQYSSNFSLIR